One Myxococcales bacterium genomic window, CGACGTGTTCTGGTGCACCGCGGACATCGGCTGGATCACCGGCCACTCCTACATCGTCTACGGTCCGCTGCTCAACGGCGCCAAGTCGGTCATGTTCGAAGGCATCCCGAATTACCCGAATCCCGACCGCTTCTGGCAGATCGTCGAAAAGCTGAAGGTCAACATCTTCTACACCGCGCCGACCGCCATCCGCGCCATCGCGAAAGAGGGCGACGAGTGGGTGAAGAAGCACGACCTGTCCAGCCTGCAGCTCCTGGGTTCGGTCGGCGAGCCGATCAATCCCGAGGCGTGGTTGTGGTACTACAACATGGTCGGCGGCGGCCGTTGCCCGATCGTCGACACCTGGTGGCAGACCGAAACCGGCGGCATCCTGATCAGCCCGCTGCCCGGCGCCACCGCGATCAAACCGGGTTCGGCCACCGTGCCGTTCTTCGGCGTCAAAGCCACGATCGTCGATGAAGCCGGTAAACCGGTGAAACAGGGCGACAAGGGCTATCTGCTGATCAATCAGGCGTGGCCGGGCCAGATGCGGACCGTCTACGGCGATCACAACCGCTTCAAGGACACCTACTTCGTGCAGTTCCCCGGTTCGTACACCACCGGCGACGGCGCCTTCCAGGATAAGGACGGCTTCTTCTGGTTGATCGGCCGCCTGGACGACGTCATCAACGTCTCCGGTCACCGTATGGGCACCGCCGAAGTCGAAAGCGCCCTCGTTTCGCACCCGAGCGTTGCCGAGGCCGCGGTCGTCGGCATGCCGCACGAGATCAAGGGCCAGGGCATCTACGCGTACGTGACCCTGAACACGGGCGTCGAGAAGAGCGACGCGCTGAAGAAAGAACTGGTCGCGCACGTCCGTAAGGAAATCGGCCCGATCGCGACCCCCGATAAAATCCAATGGGCCGACGCGCTGCCCAAAACCCGTTCGGGCAAGATCATGCGCCGCATCCTGAAAAAGATCGCGGCGAATGAAATCGGCGACCTGGGCGATACCTCGACGTTGGCCGACCCGACCGTCGTCGATGTATTGGTGAAGGGCCGCCTGTAAATCAGACAGTTGATCGAATCATCCCGGGTCACGCTTCGGCGTGGCCCTTTTTTTATTCCGCTCGGTTCCCACTTTGGCGGCGGCGTCATAAGTCGGCCGCCATTTCATACCATCGTCCCGCGCACCGGAGACTTTCGAGATATTTAAGCGAAAATTGGCATACCGGTAGGAGTGCCTTTCGGGGCGCAATCAGTGCCATCGCTGGTGATGAGTCTCAACTTGCCGCTCGGCGAATGCGTCGGATCTTCATTGGTAGTGGTTTGTATTAAATGAAAAGCCCCGCCGGTCGGGCCGGCGGGGCTTTTGATTCAGCTAATGGTCAGCGATCAGCAGCCGCAGCCGCTGTCGTCATCGTCGTCATCGCCACCGCTGTCGTTGTCGTCATCGGTGACGTCATCGTTGTCGTCGTCATCGGTGCCGGTGTCGTCGTCGGTGGTGTCGTTATCATCGTTGTCGTCGTTGTCGTCGTTGTCATCATCGTCGCCGGTGTCGTCGTCGGTGGTGTCGTTGTCGTCGTTATCGTCGTTGTCGTCGTTGTCGTCGTTGTCGTCATCATCGTCGTCGTCATCGTCGGCGATGCCTTCCATCAGGTTGTACTGGAAGATGTTCGTGGGGGTGAAGCCGCCGGTCGAGCCGTTGACGACGAAAGCGTAATCGCCGAGCTGCGCGCCCGCGGTGCGGTACACCGGGGTCACCAGATCGCCATAGAGGTCCCAGGTGCCCTTCGCCGACAGATCGCGGAGGTAGGAACCGGCGAACAGCGCGCTGGAGGCATCGACGCCGCCCGCGACCGCCAGGAGTTCACCCTCGGTGCCGCCCTGGATGCAGGCCATGCCCCACAGGGTTTGCGGCAGCGAGATCGGGTCGGCCGACCAGGAGTTGCCGGCG contains:
- the acs gene encoding acetate--CoA ligase; translated protein: MADEVKTNLEGKVFPVPELFKKKAYINSIEMYKKMWEESVNSPDTFWGKIAEEFWWAKKWDKVYNCDYNTVNLKWFEGGKTNITYNCLDRHLATRGDQPAIIWEGNEPGEEKTLTYKQLHAEVCKFANVLKSKGIKKGDRVSIYMPMTLELPIAMMACARIGAIHSIVFGGFSAEALRDRILDSKCRALITTNAVFRGKKIVPLKDAADAAMQMCEEQGHKVEFCVVYNRVENPTQMKAGRDFWWNEIMQGVSAECPAETMDAEDPLFILYTSGSTGKPKGVLHTVGGYMVYVATTFKYIFDYHDGDVFWCTADIGWITGHSYIVYGPLLNGAKSVMFEGIPNYPNPDRFWQIVEKLKVNIFYTAPTAIRAIAKEGDEWVKKHDLSSLQLLGSVGEPINPEAWLWYYNMVGGGRCPIVDTWWQTETGGILISPLPGATAIKPGSATVPFFGVKATIVDEAGKPVKQGDKGYLLINQAWPGQMRTVYGDHNRFKDTYFVQFPGSYTTGDGAFQDKDGFFWLIGRLDDVINVSGHRMGTAEVESALVSHPSVAEAAVVGMPHEIKGQGIYAYVTLNTGVEKSDALKKELVAHVRKEIGPIATPDKIQWADALPKTRSGKIMRRILKKIAANEIGDLGDTSTLADPTVVDVLVKGRL